From one Pseudomonas sp. S35 genomic stretch:
- a CDS encoding ABC transporter permease subunit has translation MFSFIARRLGLLIPTFFGITLLTFALIRMIPGDPVEVMMGERRVDPEMHAQAMERLGLNKPLYAQYLDYVGKLAQGDLGESLRTRTSVWTEFTALFPATLELSMAALLFAGILGLLAGVIAALKRGSLFDHGVMGISLAGYSMPIFWWGLILIMFFSVSLGWTPVSGRIDLLYDIEPRTGFMLIDTLLADEPDAFFDALHHLILPAIVLGTIPLAVIARMTRSSMLEVLREDYIRTAKAKGLSPARVVFVHGLRNALIPVLTVVGLQVGTLLAGAVLTETIFSWPGIGKWLIEAIGARDYPVVQNGILLIACLVILVNFVVDILYGFANPRIRHQR, from the coding sequence ATGTTTAGTTTTATTGCCCGCCGACTGGGGTTATTGATCCCCACGTTTTTCGGCATCACGTTGCTCACGTTTGCGTTGATTCGCATGATCCCTGGCGACCCCGTCGAAGTCATGATGGGCGAGCGGCGCGTCGACCCCGAGATGCACGCACAGGCAATGGAGCGCCTTGGCCTTAACAAGCCGTTGTATGCGCAATACCTGGACTACGTCGGCAAGCTCGCCCAAGGCGACCTTGGCGAATCGCTGCGCACCCGCACCAGCGTGTGGACCGAGTTCACCGCCCTTTTCCCCGCGACCCTGGAACTGTCCATGGCCGCCCTGTTGTTCGCCGGCATCCTGGGCCTGTTGGCCGGGGTGATCGCGGCACTCAAGCGAGGATCCCTGTTCGACCATGGGGTGATGGGCATCTCCCTGGCGGGATACTCGATGCCGATCTTCTGGTGGGGCCTGATCCTGATCATGTTCTTCTCCGTCAGCCTGGGCTGGACCCCGGTGTCCGGGCGGATCGACCTGCTCTACGACATCGAGCCGCGCACCGGCTTCATGCTCATCGACACGCTGCTGGCTGACGAGCCCGACGCGTTCTTCGACGCCCTGCACCACCTGATCCTGCCGGCCATCGTACTGGGCACCATCCCGTTGGCAGTGATTGCACGGATGACCCGTTCATCCATGCTCGAAGTGCTGCGCGAAGACTACATCCGTACCGCCAAGGCCAAAGGCCTGTCGCCGGCCCGCGTCGTATTCGTCCACGGCCTGCGCAACGCACTGATCCCGGTACTCACCGTGGTCGGCCTGCAAGTCGGCACGCTGCTGGCCGGTGCGGTCCTGACCGAAACCATTTTCTCGTGGCCCGGCATCGGCAAATGGCTGATCGAAGCCATTGGCGCACGTGACTACCCGGTGGTGCAAAACGGCATCCTGCTGATCGCCTGCCTGGTGATCCTGGTGAACTTCGTGGTGGATATCCTCTACGGCTTCGCCAACCCACGCATCCGTCACCAGCGCTGA
- a CDS encoding ABC transporter substrate-binding protein — MKMLPLQAAVAAALLSVAVGISAKPLVVCTEASPEGFDPVLYTTAVTADAAAETMFNRLVDFKPGTTEVVPALAKDLPEISADGLTYTFHLRDDIKFHTTDYFKPTRNLNADDVLWSFQRQLDPKHPWHSKSNVGYPYFESMGFKELLKSVEKTDDHTVVFTLTRPEAPFLADLAMAFSSIHSAEYADQLLKSGKTDDLNAKPIGTGPFIFTRYQKDAQVRFKANPDYFRGKPPADPLILAIATDNNVRLQKLKANECQVALYPKPDDIPSIKKDPNLKVDELAAMTTAYTAMNTTHKYMSDARVRHAINIAFDKKGYNESLYGKGNAVDATGPYPPTLLGFNDTLKNPERDLDKARALLKEAGVPEGTEFTLFTRNGGGPTNPNPMLGAQRMQADLAQIGLKVNIKVMEWGEMLKRAKAGEHDMVSAGWAGDNGDPDNFLTPNLSCDAAKNGENYARWCNKEFQDLIDKARADAEPQQRAALYQQAMAVFEKDQPWIPMAYPKMFTAMRKNVEGYTQSPLTTNNFATTQVK, encoded by the coding sequence ATGAAAATGCTCCCGCTACAAGCTGCCGTGGCTGCTGCGCTGTTGAGCGTGGCGGTCGGAATTTCGGCCAAACCGCTGGTGGTCTGCACCGAAGCCAGCCCGGAAGGTTTTGACCCGGTGCTGTACACCACCGCCGTCACCGCCGACGCCGCTGCCGAAACCATGTTCAACCGCCTGGTCGACTTCAAACCCGGTACCACCGAAGTGGTGCCTGCACTGGCCAAAGACCTGCCAGAGATCAGCGCCGATGGGCTGACCTACACCTTTCACCTGCGTGACGACATCAAGTTCCACACCACTGACTACTTCAAACCCACGCGCAACCTGAATGCCGACGACGTGCTATGGAGCTTCCAGCGCCAGTTGGACCCGAAACACCCGTGGCACAGCAAGTCCAACGTGGGCTACCCGTACTTCGAGAGCATGGGTTTCAAGGAGCTGCTCAAGAGCGTAGAGAAGACCGACGATCACACCGTGGTCTTTACCCTGACCCGTCCTGAAGCACCGTTTCTGGCTGACCTGGCGATGGCGTTTTCCTCGATCCATTCGGCCGAATATGCCGACCAGTTGCTCAAGTCCGGCAAGACCGATGACCTGAACGCCAAGCCGATCGGTACCGGGCCGTTCATCTTTACCCGCTATCAGAAAGACGCCCAAGTACGCTTCAAGGCCAACCCGGACTACTTCCGTGGCAAGCCGCCGGCCGATCCGTTGATCCTGGCCATTGCCACCGACAACAACGTGCGCCTGCAAAAGCTCAAGGCCAACGAGTGCCAGGTCGCGCTGTACCCCAAGCCTGATGACATCCCGAGCATCAAGAAAGACCCGAACCTGAAAGTCGATGAACTGGCCGCGATGACCACCGCGTACACCGCCATGAACACCACGCACAAGTACATGAGCGACGCGCGGGTACGTCACGCCATCAACATCGCGTTCGACAAGAAAGGCTACAACGAATCGCTGTACGGCAAAGGCAACGCCGTCGACGCCACCGGCCCGTATCCGCCGACCTTGCTGGGCTTCAACGACACGCTGAAAAACCCCGAGCGCGACCTGGACAAGGCCCGTGCCCTGCTCAAGGAAGCCGGCGTACCGGAAGGCACCGAATTCACCCTGTTCACCCGTAACGGCGGTGGCCCGACCAACCCCAACCCGATGCTCGGTGCCCAGCGCATGCAGGCGGATTTGGCGCAGATTGGCCTGAAGGTCAACATCAAGGTCATGGAGTGGGGCGAGATGCTCAAGCGCGCCAAGGCCGGTGAACACGACATGGTTTCAGCCGGTTGGGCCGGTGATAACGGCGACCCGGATAACTTCCTCACGCCGAACCTCAGTTGCGATGCAGCGAAAAACGGCGAAAACTACGCCCGCTGGTGTAACAAAGAGTTTCAGGACTTGATCGACAAGGCCCGCGCCGATGCTGAACCCCAGCAGCGGGCTGCACTCTATCAACAAGCCATGGCGGTTTTCGAGAAGGACCAACCGTGGATTCCCATGGCTTACCCGAAAATGTTCACCGCCATGCGCAAAAACGTCGAGGGTTATACCCAAAGCCCGCTGACCACCAATAACTTCGCCACCACCCAGGTGAAGTAA
- a CDS encoding OprD family outer membrane porin: MKLSSKALLALAISTITATAYAETQSQDFVPTTLAGTSAQSEATGFIDGQSLGGTTRNWYSTEKKFRGQRFSYEKHNQTRTDANRTNWVQGTILNYSSGFTQGTVGVATEVAAYNTVVLDRSKRDIKGGSNRTLADSDGDAVGQWSKLGLANVKFRVSNTTLTAGRQNFSSGIVDTIGNRALPSSFEGVSFNSEELSNLSFQGGIFDRVSPRTEQSLTKFVSEYGNGQKTDKVKTLGFNYQPFKSLKTSVFAANVEDFWNQYYFGATHQLGDAQTLALTTGLNYYKTTDTGSKKMGNIDNDTYSLSLGLTHKAHSLTFSYQEVDGNEYFDYLHETNGIYLANSLTSDFNAPNEKSFQVAYGINMAEYGVPGLKFNIYSARGWGIDGTHYTGTAYGTAGKSRSDLRLMDGEKHQEYGVGTTYAIQSGPLKATTIRGTYVTHRASAEQPDGNIKEFRLVTTIPFNIL; the protein is encoded by the coding sequence ATGAAACTGAGCAGCAAAGCGCTTCTGGCCCTGGCCATCAGCACCATCACGGCAACTGCGTACGCTGAAACCCAGAGCCAGGATTTCGTTCCTACCACATTGGCCGGCACCAGCGCCCAAAGCGAGGCCACGGGTTTTATTGACGGTCAAAGCCTGGGCGGCACCACACGTAACTGGTACTCCACCGAGAAGAAATTCCGTGGCCAGCGTTTCTCCTATGAGAAACACAATCAGACGCGCACCGACGCGAACCGCACAAACTGGGTACAGGGCACCATCCTCAACTACTCCTCGGGCTTCACCCAAGGAACCGTAGGTGTGGCGACCGAAGTCGCGGCTTACAACACCGTGGTCCTGGACCGGAGCAAGCGAGATATCAAGGGCGGTTCCAACCGTACCCTGGCTGACTCCGACGGTGATGCAGTAGGCCAATGGAGCAAGCTGGGCCTGGCTAACGTCAAGTTCCGCGTATCCAACACCACCTTGACCGCCGGTCGCCAGAATTTCAGCAGCGGCATCGTCGACACCATCGGCAACCGTGCCCTGCCGTCGAGCTTCGAAGGTGTGAGCTTCAACAGCGAAGAGCTGAGCAACCTGTCGTTCCAAGGCGGTATTTTCGATCGCGTTTCGCCGCGTACCGAGCAGAGCCTGACCAAATTCGTATCCGAGTACGGCAATGGCCAAAAGACCGACAAGGTCAAAACCCTGGGCTTCAACTACCAGCCGTTCAAGAGCCTGAAGACCAGCGTTTTCGCCGCTAACGTCGAAGACTTCTGGAACCAGTACTACTTCGGTGCCACCCACCAATTGGGTGATGCACAGACCCTGGCACTGACCACCGGCCTGAACTACTACAAAACCACCGACACCGGCAGCAAGAAGATGGGCAACATCGACAACGACACTTACTCGTTGTCCCTGGGGCTGACCCACAAGGCTCACAGCCTGACCTTCTCGTACCAGGAAGTTGACGGTAACGAGTACTTCGACTACCTGCACGAAACCAACGGCATCTACCTGGCCAACTCCCTGACGTCCGACTTCAACGCCCCGAACGAGAAGTCCTTCCAGGTCGCCTACGGCATCAACATGGCCGAATACGGCGTGCCAGGCCTGAAGTTCAACATCTACTCGGCACGCGGCTGGGGCATCGACGGTACCCACTACACCGGCACGGCCTATGGCACCGCTGGCAAGTCCCGCAGCGACCTGCGTCTGATGGACGGCGAGAAGCACCAGGAATACGGCGTTGGCACCACCTACGCGATTCAGAGCGGCCCACTCAAGGCCACCACTATCCGTGGCACCTACGTGACTCACCGCGCCAGCGCAGAACAGCCTGACGGTAACATCAAAGAATTCCGTCTGGTGACCACCATCCCGTTCAACATTCTTTAA
- a CDS encoding ABC transporter substrate-binding protein, with translation MRHTTVLSAIFGTSLLAIATMGHAADKKSLVFCSEGSPAGFDTAQYTTATDNDAAEPLYNRLVEFEKGATNVVPGLATKWDISEDGLTYTFHLREGVKFHSNKEFKPTRDFNADDVLFTFNRMLDPEHPFRKAYPTEFPYFNGMSLNKNIAKVEKTDEHTVVMTLNTVDAAFVQNIAMSFASILSAEYAEQLLKSGKPSDINQKPIGTGPFVFQRYQKDSQVRYVGNKQYWDPSRVQLDQLIFAINTDASVRVQKLKAGECQVTLHPRPADVDALKADPTLQLLTKPGFNLGYIAYNVRHKPFDQLEVRQALDMAVNKQSILNAVYQGAGQLAVNAMPPTQWSYDDTIKDAAYNPEKAKELLKAAGVKEGTEITLWAMPVQRPYNPNAKLMAEMLQSDWAKIGLKVKIVSYEWGEYIKRTKNGEHDISLIGWTGDNGDPDNWLGTLYSCDAIGGNNYSMWCDPAYDKLIKQAKVVTDREQRTVLYKQAQQLLKQQVPITPVAHSTVNQPLSAKVEGFKVSPFGRNVFSGVSITP, from the coding sequence ATGCGCCATACCACCGTTCTATCCGCTATTTTTGGCACCAGCCTGCTGGCCATCGCCACGATGGGCCACGCCGCCGACAAGAAGAGCCTGGTGTTCTGCTCGGAAGGCAGCCCGGCAGGTTTTGACACCGCGCAATACACCACCGCCACCGACAACGACGCGGCCGAGCCGCTGTACAACCGCCTGGTCGAGTTTGAAAAAGGCGCAACCAACGTGGTGCCGGGCCTCGCGACCAAGTGGGATATTTCCGAAGACGGCCTGACCTATACCTTTCACTTGCGTGAAGGGGTGAAATTCCACAGCAACAAGGAATTCAAGCCGACGCGGGACTTCAACGCCGACGACGTGCTGTTCACCTTCAACCGCATGCTGGACCCTGAGCATCCGTTCCGTAAGGCCTACCCCACCGAGTTTCCCTACTTCAACGGGATGAGCCTGAACAAGAACATTGCCAAGGTCGAGAAAACCGACGAACACACTGTGGTGATGACCCTGAACACGGTGGACGCCGCGTTCGTGCAAAACATCGCCATGAGCTTCGCCTCGATTCTGTCGGCCGAATACGCCGAGCAGTTGCTCAAGAGCGGCAAGCCCAGCGACATCAACCAGAAGCCGATCGGCACTGGCCCGTTCGTGTTCCAGCGTTACCAGAAAGACTCGCAGGTCCGTTATGTGGGCAACAAACAGTACTGGGACCCGAGCCGTGTTCAGCTCGATCAACTGATCTTCGCCATCAACACCGACGCCTCGGTGCGGGTGCAGAAGCTCAAGGCCGGCGAATGCCAGGTGACCCTGCATCCGCGTCCGGCTGACGTCGATGCGCTCAAGGCCGACCCGACCCTGCAACTGCTGACCAAACCGGGGTTCAACCTCGGCTACATCGCCTACAACGTGCGCCACAAGCCCTTCGACCAGCTCGAAGTACGCCAGGCGCTGGACATGGCGGTGAACAAGCAGAGCATTCTGAACGCCGTGTATCAGGGCGCGGGGCAACTGGCGGTCAATGCCATGCCGCCGACCCAGTGGTCTTACGACGACACCATCAAGGACGCCGCCTACAACCCGGAAAAAGCCAAGGAACTGCTCAAGGCTGCCGGCGTGAAGGAAGGCACCGAAATCACCCTGTGGGCGATGCCGGTGCAACGACCGTACAACCCCAACGCCAAGCTGATGGCCGAAATGCTGCAGAGCGATTGGGCCAAGATCGGCCTGAAAGTGAAGATCGTCAGCTATGAATGGGGCGAGTACATCAAGCGCACCAAGAACGGTGAGCACGATATCAGCCTGATCGGCTGGACCGGCGACAATGGCGACCCGGACAACTGGCTGGGCACCCTCTACAGCTGCGACGCCATCGGCGGGAACAACTACTCCATGTGGTGTGACCCGGCGTACGACAAGCTGATCAAGCAAGCCAAGGTCGTCACCGACCGCGAACAACGGACTGTTCTTTACAAACAGGCGCAGCAATTGCTCAAGCAGCAAGTGCCGATCACGCCTGTCGCCCACTCGACGGTCAACCAGCCGTTAAGCGCCAAAGTCGAAGGGTTCAAAGTGAGCCCCTTCGGCCGCAACGTGTTCTCGGGCGTCAGTATTACCCCATAA
- a CDS encoding ABC transporter substrate-binding protein: MLKHAVIPLIVSAGLMAAAPFAQAATNLVFCSEGSPAGFDPGQYTTGTDFDASAETMFNRLSQFERGGTAVVPGLATSWDVSPDGLTYTFHLREGVKFHTTPYFKPTREFSADDVLFTFNRMINKDDPFRKVYPTEFPYFTDMGMDTNIKNIEKVDAHTVKFTLGTVDAAFIQNMAMSFASIQSAEYAAQLLKNGTPQDINQKPVGTGPFVFKSYQKDSNIRYTGNKDYWKPEDVKIDNLIFAITTDPSVRIQKLKKNECQITLFPRPADLKALGEDKDLKLPNQAGFNLGYVAYNVMDKVKGSDQPNPLADLRVRQALDMSVNKQQIIDSVYQGAGQLAVNAMPPTQWSYDTTIKDAAYDPEKAKALLKEAGVKEGTEIVLWAMPVQRPYNPNAKLMAEMLQNDWSKIGLKVKITSYEWGEYIKRSKGGENQAMIIGWSGDNGDPDNWLNVLFGCDSLSGNNFSKWCDKKFDGVVKEAKATSDVAKRTELYKQAQHILKDAVPMTPIAHSTVYQPMRNTVQDFKISPFGLNSFYGVSVSGK; the protein is encoded by the coding sequence ATGCTTAAACACGCAGTCATTCCGTTAATCGTTAGCGCGGGCCTTATGGCCGCAGCCCCTTTCGCCCAAGCGGCGACTAACCTGGTGTTCTGCTCCGAAGGGAGCCCGGCCGGTTTCGACCCAGGCCAGTACACCACCGGAACAGACTTCGATGCTTCGGCCGAAACCATGTTCAACCGTCTGAGCCAGTTCGAACGTGGCGGCACCGCCGTCGTTCCCGGCCTGGCCACGAGCTGGGACGTGTCCCCGGACGGCCTGACCTACACCTTCCACCTTCGCGAAGGCGTCAAGTTCCACACCACCCCGTACTTCAAGCCCACTCGTGAATTCTCGGCTGACGACGTACTGTTCACCTTCAATCGGATGATCAACAAAGACGATCCATTCCGTAAGGTCTACCCTACTGAGTTCCCGTATTTCACGGACATGGGGATGGACACCAACATCAAGAACATCGAGAAAGTCGATGCCCACACCGTCAAGTTCACCCTTGGCACCGTGGACGCCGCTTTCATCCAGAACATGGCGATGAGCTTCGCGTCGATCCAATCGGCCGAATATGCCGCCCAACTGCTCAAGAACGGTACGCCGCAGGACATCAACCAGAAGCCGGTCGGCACTGGCCCGTTCGTGTTCAAGAGCTACCAGAAAGACTCGAACATCCGCTACACCGGCAACAAAGACTACTGGAAGCCTGAAGACGTCAAGATCGACAACCTGATCTTCGCCATCACCACCGACCCGTCGGTACGCATCCAGAAGCTCAAGAAAAACGAATGCCAGATCACCCTCTTCCCACGCCCGGCCGACCTCAAGGCGCTGGGTGAAGACAAGGACCTGAAACTGCCGAACCAGGCCGGTTTCAACTTGGGTTACGTCGCCTACAACGTCATGGACAAGGTCAAGGGCAGCGACCAGCCCAACCCGCTGGCTGACCTGCGCGTGCGCCAGGCGCTGGACATGTCGGTGAACAAGCAACAGATCATCGACTCCGTGTACCAGGGCGCCGGCCAACTGGCCGTCAACGCCATGCCGCCGACCCAATGGTCCTACGACACCACCATCAAGGACGCCGCCTACGACCCCGAGAAAGCCAAGGCGCTGCTCAAGGAAGCAGGCGTCAAGGAAGGTACCGAGATCGTACTGTGGGCGATGCCGGTGCAGCGCCCTTACAACCCGAACGCCAAGCTGATGGCTGAAATGCTGCAGAACGACTGGTCCAAGATCGGCCTGAAGGTCAAGATCACCAGCTACGAGTGGGGCGAGTACATCAAGCGTTCCAAGGGTGGCGAGAACCAGGCCATGATCATTGGCTGGAGCGGCGACAATGGTGACCCGGACAATTGGCTGAACGTGCTGTTCGGCTGCGACTCCCTGTCGGGCAACAACTTCTCCAAGTGGTGCGACAAGAAATTCGACGGCGTCGTGAAAGAAGCCAAGGCCACATCGGATGTCGCCAAACGCACCGAGCTGTACAAGCAGGCGCAACATATCCTCAAAGATGCAGTCCCGATGACACCTATCGCGCACTCGACGGTGTATCAACCCATGCGCAACACCGTACAGGACTTCAAGATCAGCCCATTTGGCTTGAACTCGTTCTACGGCGTGAGCGTCAGCGGCAAGTAA
- a CDS encoding ABC transporter substrate-binding protein, which produces MERIAFKPLLLAAGLLAFMPMAQAASTLVYCSEASPAGFDPSQYTSGTDFDASAETVFNRLTQFKRGGTEVEPGLATRWEVSKEGLTYTFHLRDGVKFHTTDFFTPTRDFNADDVLFTFNRLLDAQSPFRKAYPSESPYFTDMGLNTTIKSVDKLDEHTVRFNLNNVDASFVQNLAMSFASVQSAEYAAQLLKEGKAEDINQKPIGTGPFVFKRYQKDSQIRYVANKQYWKPEDVKLDNLVFAITPDAASRLQKLKAGECQVSGYPRPSDIEVMKQDPNLRVLQQAGFNLGFLAYNVTHPPLDQLKVRQALDMAIDKPAIIKAVYQSAGQLAQNALPPAQWSYDPSIKDAPYDPTKAKALLKEAGIAPGTTINLWAMTVQRASNPNARMSAQMIQQDWDKVGIKANIVSYEWGEYIKRAKNGEHDAMIYGWTGDNGDPDNWLGVLYSCAAVKGSNYAKWCNPAYDKLVQQAKVSSDREQRIKWYQQAQKILKEQVPITPIANSTVFQPLRKEVQDFKISPFGLTPFYGVSLDK; this is translated from the coding sequence ATGGAAAGAATCGCCTTCAAACCGCTCCTCCTCGCCGCTGGCCTGCTGGCGTTCATGCCAATGGCTCAGGCAGCCAGCACCCTGGTCTACTGCTCCGAAGCCAGCCCCGCTGGCTTTGACCCCAGCCAGTACACCAGTGGCACCGACTTTGATGCCTCAGCCGAAACCGTGTTCAACCGACTGACCCAGTTCAAGCGTGGCGGTACCGAGGTCGAGCCTGGCCTGGCGACACGCTGGGAAGTATCCAAAGAGGGCCTGACCTACACCTTCCACCTGCGCGACGGCGTCAAGTTCCACACCACCGATTTCTTCACTCCGACGCGCGACTTCAATGCCGATGATGTGCTGTTCACGTTCAATCGCCTGCTGGATGCCCAAAGCCCGTTCCGCAAGGCCTATCCGTCCGAGTCGCCGTACTTCACCGACATGGGCTTGAACACCACGATCAAGAGCGTCGATAAGCTCGACGAACACACCGTGCGCTTCAACCTTAACAACGTCGATGCCTCGTTCGTGCAGAACCTGGCCATGAGCTTCGCCTCGGTCCAATCCGCTGAATACGCCGCCCAGTTGCTCAAGGAAGGCAAGGCCGAAGACATCAACCAGAAGCCGATAGGCACCGGCCCCTTTGTGTTCAAGCGTTACCAGAAAGACTCGCAGATCCGCTATGTGGCCAATAAACAGTATTGGAAACCCGAGGATGTAAAGCTCGACAACCTGGTCTTCGCCATCACCCCGGATGCGGCATCGCGCCTGCAAAAACTCAAGGCCGGCGAATGCCAGGTCAGCGGCTACCCGCGCCCGTCCGACATCGAGGTGATGAAACAGGACCCCAACCTGCGTGTGCTGCAACAGGCCGGGTTCAACCTGGGATTTTTGGCCTACAACGTGACCCACCCGCCGCTGGATCAACTCAAGGTGCGTCAAGCGCTGGACATGGCCATCGACAAGCCGGCGATCATCAAGGCCGTGTACCAGAGCGCCGGGCAATTGGCGCAAAACGCCTTGCCACCGGCGCAGTGGTCTTATGACCCAAGCATCAAGGACGCCCCCTACGATCCGACCAAGGCAAAGGCGCTACTAAAAGAAGCAGGGATTGCACCCGGTACCACCATCAACCTGTGGGCCATGACAGTCCAGCGCGCGTCCAACCCGAATGCGCGGATGTCCGCCCAGATGATCCAGCAGGACTGGGACAAGGTCGGCATCAAGGCCAACATCGTCAGCTATGAGTGGGGCGAATACATCAAGCGAGCTAAAAATGGCGAGCACGATGCGATGATTTACGGCTGGACTGGCGACAATGGCGACCCCGACAACTGGCTTGGCGTGCTCTACAGTTGTGCCGCGGTCAAGGGCAGCAACTACGCCAAATGGTGTAACCCGGCCTACGACAAGCTGGTGCAGCAGGCCAAGGTCAGCAGCGACCGCGAGCAGCGTATCAAGTGGTATCAACAGGCACAAAAAATCCTTAAGGAACAGGTACCTATAACGCCTATTGCAAACTCGACGGTTTTCCAGCCACTGCGCAAAGAAGTGCAGGACTTCAAGATCAGCCCATTTGGGCTGACGCCGTTCTACGGCGTGAGTCTAGATAAGTAA